The following are encoded together in the Bacillus sp. V2I10 genome:
- a CDS encoding ABC transporter ATP-binding protein, translating into MTEAIAVKRPLLEISGLKQYFPVKRESLFQPKQEVKAVDDISFTLYEGETLSIVGESGCGKSTTGRAILQLDKPTEGVVKYNGIDLTSLSKRDLRKMRGDIQVIFQDPYASLNPRQTVRKMLKEAMTIQKVLPPSQQEPRMKELLDYVGLPLASLDRLPHEFSGGQRQRIGIARALAVNPKIIICDEAVSALDVSIQAQILNLLKRLQKELQLTYLFISHDLSVVRHISDRVMVMYLGKLVETGSKHQLFQEPQHPYTKALLSAIPVADISVKKKERIILKGDVPSPFNPPSGCKFHTRCPLATDLCIAELPPMIGNDGHFSRCHYV; encoded by the coding sequence ATGACAGAAGCGATAGCAGTAAAAAGGCCATTATTAGAAATCAGCGGACTCAAGCAATACTTTCCTGTTAAACGTGAATCTCTGTTTCAGCCCAAACAGGAAGTAAAAGCAGTTGATGACATCAGCTTCACCCTATATGAAGGAGAAACATTAAGTATTGTTGGGGAATCCGGATGCGGAAAATCAACTACCGGCCGTGCCATCCTGCAGCTGGATAAACCAACTGAGGGAGTCGTTAAATATAATGGCATTGACCTAACCAGTCTATCTAAAAGAGACTTAAGAAAAATGAGAGGTGATATTCAAGTTATCTTTCAGGATCCATATGCATCGTTAAACCCGCGTCAAACCGTAAGAAAAATGTTGAAAGAAGCGATGACTATTCAGAAGGTGCTTCCGCCATCACAGCAAGAGCCAAGAATGAAAGAGCTCTTAGATTATGTCGGTCTTCCTCTTGCTTCATTAGACCGTTTACCCCATGAATTCAGCGGTGGCCAAAGACAAAGAATCGGCATCGCCCGTGCGCTTGCAGTTAACCCAAAAATCATCATTTGTGATGAAGCCGTCTCTGCTCTCGATGTTTCCATTCAAGCACAGATTTTGAATTTATTAAAACGGCTTCAAAAAGAGCTGCAATTAACGTACCTATTTATCTCACACGATCTTAGTGTGGTAAGACATATTTCTGATCGGGTGATGGTCATGTATTTAGGGAAGCTTGTGGAGACAGGCTCAAAACACCAATTGTTTCAGGAGCCGCAGCATCCCTATACAAAAGCTTTACTATCAGCAATTCCAGTGGCAGACATTTCAGTAAAGAAAAAAGAGAGAATCATTTTAAAAGGAGATGTCCCTTCTCCTTTTAATCCGCCGTCTGGATGCAAATTCCATACTCGCTGTCCTTTAGCAACAGATCTATGTATAGCTGAACTCCCCCCTATGATTGGCAACGATGGTCATTTTTCCCGCTGTCATTACGTTTAA
- a CDS encoding sensor histidine kinase, with product MITLESFSFYIMICVLAPLLGAFSLLFLFIFEKRLDQLKKEKTELMLKQELQEAKYNQLSRQIQPHFFFNTLNVILSLARLNRREELISSIEVLSKYLKFKYKETEPFITIEEEARYTQYYLDIQKIRFRERLEIIWKTENEVLSALIPPFLLQTLVENSFKHGLEKTPGNVKLIISIREENEHIQLDVWNTSSPDVDCASYQEDDEIGLGLLNIQKRLQMLFPLKQTYLKLQQEEHGTNVQTLWPKLLIEDRYNFLKES from the coding sequence ATGATTACACTTGAGTCCTTTTCCTTCTATATCATGATTTGTGTTTTAGCCCCTTTACTTGGGGCTTTTAGCTTATTGTTCTTATTCATTTTTGAGAAAAGATTAGATCAATTAAAAAAGGAAAAAACAGAGTTAATGCTGAAACAGGAGCTTCAAGAAGCAAAATACAATCAGCTTAGCCGTCAAATACAGCCGCATTTCTTTTTTAATACACTGAATGTCATCCTTAGTTTAGCAAGATTAAACAGAAGAGAAGAACTGATTTCTTCCATCGAAGTTCTCTCTAAGTACTTAAAATTCAAATACAAAGAAACAGAACCTTTCATCACGATTGAAGAGGAAGCAAGATACACACAGTACTATCTGGATATTCAAAAAATCCGCTTCAGAGAAAGACTTGAAATCATATGGAAGACAGAGAATGAGGTTTTAAGCGCCCTTATCCCCCCTTTTTTATTGCAGACTCTTGTTGAGAATTCTTTTAAACATGGATTAGAAAAGACACCCGGCAATGTCAAATTAATCATCTCTATTAGAGAAGAAAACGAACATATTCAATTAGATGTATGGAATACCTCTTCTCCTGATGTTGATTGCGCATCTTATCAGGAAGACGATGAAATAGGCTTAGGCCTATTGAATATTCAAAAAAGGCTGCAAATGCTGTTTCCGCTAAAACAGACCTATCTTAAACTGCAGCAAGAAGAGCATGGGACAAACGTTCAAACTCTCTGGCCAAAATTATTGATAGAAGATCGCTATAATTTCCTAAAGGAGAGTTAG
- a CDS encoding DNA-binding response regulator, which produces MHILLVDDEPLELEQLEYIIQHRFPYWTIHKAIDASKALKVIHEHPISLALLDIQLPGKSGIDLGLELKSQKKLDIVMVTAFQSFDYAQASIRLGAKDYITKPIIEEELCKILENYQHSDVQSHIIQEAINIIHEQYSQKLSLSFLANQIHINSAYLSRKFHEEMKISFSEYLNEYRIEMAKQLLQDSEKSISSISEECGFNSQHYFSVLFKKQTGLSPREYRLREKV; this is translated from the coding sequence ATGCATATCCTACTAGTCGATGATGAACCCCTTGAATTAGAACAACTCGAATATATCATTCAGCACCGATTTCCTTATTGGACAATTCATAAAGCAATCGATGCATCTAAAGCACTAAAAGTGATTCATGAACATCCTATATCACTTGCTCTTCTGGATATTCAGCTGCCAGGTAAATCCGGCATTGATCTTGGTCTTGAATTAAAAAGTCAAAAAAAACTGGACATCGTGATGGTAACGGCTTTTCAATCGTTTGATTATGCGCAGGCTTCCATTCGTTTAGGAGCAAAAGATTATATTACCAAGCCGATTATTGAAGAAGAGCTGTGCAAGATATTAGAGAACTATCAGCATTCGGATGTTCAATCACACATCATTCAAGAAGCAATAAATATTATCCATGAACAATATAGCCAAAAACTCTCCCTCTCCTTTCTGGCGAATCAAATCCATATCAACAGTGCCTATTTAAGCAGGAAGTTTCACGAAGAAATGAAAATCAGTTTCTCTGAATATCTAAATGAGTATCGAATTGAAATGGCGAAACAATTACTGCAGGATTCAGAGAAATCCATATCTTCTATTTCAGAAGAGTGCGGATTTAACAGCCAGCATTATTTTAGCGTTTTATTTAAAAAACAGACTGGTTTATCACCGAGAGAATACAGGCTAAGAGAGAAGGTTTAA
- a CDS encoding isocitrate lyase/phosphoenolpyruvate mutase family protein encodes MNKINTFNELHSTEDLLFLGNAWDHLSALALEKAGFKAIGTTSFGIARSLGFADGENIDFDSHLKMIKLIAVSVKIPVSADIEAGYGGDIDTIVSNVLRTADAGVAGINIEDSLKKQKGLKEVEQHSRLLSKMRTELDRAGFEGFYINARIDTYLQKEHPLLETIDRAKAYAESGASGIFVPGLSVDEEIKEIVFHVNAPLNILSLPGLTNCNKLKELGVKRFSFGNALSDKMISLLEMNAAHLLEYSDTAHLYEK; translated from the coding sequence ATGAACAAAATAAATACGTTTAATGAGCTCCACTCAACAGAAGATTTATTATTTTTAGGCAATGCCTGGGACCACCTGTCTGCTTTGGCACTTGAAAAAGCAGGGTTTAAGGCAATTGGCACGACAAGCTTTGGAATTGCCCGTTCCCTTGGATTTGCAGATGGTGAAAACATTGATTTTGATAGTCATTTAAAGATGATTAAATTGATTGCGGTTTCTGTTAAAATCCCCGTATCTGCAGACATTGAGGCTGGCTATGGAGGAGACATAGATACAATCGTTTCTAATGTGTTAAGAACAGCTGATGCAGGTGTCGCAGGTATTAACATTGAGGATTCACTGAAGAAACAAAAGGGGCTTAAAGAAGTTGAGCAGCACAGCCGCTTATTGTCAAAGATGAGAACAGAGTTAGATCGTGCCGGCTTTGAAGGATTTTATATTAATGCCCGAATCGATACGTATCTTCAAAAGGAACATCCACTTTTGGAAACAATCGATCGGGCAAAGGCATACGCAGAAAGCGGAGCCAGCGGAATTTTCGTTCCCGGTTTGTCAGTAGATGAAGAAATAAAAGAAATTGTCTTTCATGTAAACGCCCCGCTAAATATTTTATCTTTACCCGGGCTAACGAATTGTAATAAGCTTAAAGAATTAGGAGTTAAACGCTTCAGCTTCGGAAATGCGCTATCGGACAAAATGATCTCTTTATTAGAAATGAATGCAGCTCACTTATTAGAGTATAGCGATACTGCACACTTATATGAGAAATAA
- a CDS encoding bifunctional transcriptional activator/DNA repair enzyme AdaA, which produces MPDVNLSFEEKWEKIIACDQTYDGLFFTAVKTTKIYCRPSCRSRKPKKINVEFYNDLISAEQAGFRACKRCQPEIDHSPHIALVRKVIAFLVNNYNQKLQLQDIAAHAGVSTFYLERLFKLETAETPRTYLEKIRVDKAVHLLINTDKNNLDICFETGFQSPSNFYKVFRRLKNCSPSEYRNLSS; this is translated from the coding sequence ATGCCGGATGTCAACCTTTCTTTTGAAGAAAAATGGGAGAAAATCATTGCTTGTGATCAAACATATGATGGGTTATTTTTTACGGCAGTGAAAACAACTAAAATCTATTGCCGTCCTTCTTGCCGATCCAGAAAGCCTAAAAAAATAAATGTTGAATTTTACAATGACCTAATAAGTGCAGAACAAGCCGGATTTCGTGCTTGCAAGAGATGTCAGCCAGAAATAGATCACTCTCCACATATTGCACTTGTCAGAAAGGTTATTGCTTTCCTGGTAAACAATTATAATCAAAAGCTCCAATTACAGGATATTGCAGCTCATGCCGGGGTAAGTACGTTTTATCTCGAACGGCTGTTCAAACTGGAAACGGCTGAAACTCCACGAACCTATTTAGAAAAAATAAGAGTCGACAAGGCCGTTCATCTTCTGATAAACACAGACAAAAATAATCTGGATATTTGCTTTGAGACTGGGTTCCAAAGTCCTTCAAATTTTTACAAGGTATTTCGCCGCTTGAAAAATTGTTCGCCAAGTGAATATCGAAACCTTTCCAGCTAA
- a CDS encoding methyl-accepting chemotaxis protein, translating into MQKRMNELNDLNEENVNLQRELSSISQEMAASVQLTDSTMNDTSSKAEQIREEIQSTQKSSKNLLNLTNKNEEQMDEMVSAFGEVIEKVENSLEGIGNLKGISDQITRMTKEIEGIADQTNLLALNASIEAARAGDHGKGFAVVASEVRKLAEDSKRTSNEINSLISNSNKHMDTIVSIMSSMNDSTQTSQSQIAQVRSGLVTVKMEMENYTEMFGRNKVDLDAIVDSIQEINKTTESLSELANVLLQKAEKQL; encoded by the coding sequence ATGCAAAAAAGAATGAATGAGCTGAATGATCTGAATGAAGAAAATGTAAACCTTCAACGGGAGCTGTCTTCCATCAGCCAGGAAATGGCCGCATCTGTTCAACTTACAGACTCTACTATGAACGATACAAGCTCAAAGGCCGAACAAATCCGGGAAGAAATTCAATCAACTCAAAAGAGCAGCAAAAACCTCCTGAATTTGACGAACAAGAACGAAGAACAGATGGACGAAATGGTTTCAGCGTTTGGAGAGGTTATTGAAAAAGTGGAAAACTCTCTTGAAGGCATCGGCAACCTTAAAGGCATTTCAGATCAAATTACGAGAATGACGAAAGAAATTGAAGGCATTGCAGATCAAACGAATTTACTGGCACTAAATGCATCAATTGAAGCTGCACGGGCAGGGGATCATGGAAAAGGCTTTGCTGTTGTAGCTAGTGAAGTCAGAAAGCTTGCGGAAGATTCTAAAAGAACGAGCAACGAGATAAACTCATTAATATCAAACAGCAATAAGCATATGGATACGATTGTCTCTATCATGAGTTCGATGAACGATTCAACTCAAACCTCTCAATCTCAAATTGCACAAGTTAGAAGCGGTCTGGTAACTGTAAAAATGGAGATGGAGAATTACACGGAAATGTTTGGGCGGAATAAAGTGGATTTGGACGCAATTGTTGATTCCATTCAAGAAATTAATAAAACGACTGAAAGCTTATCGGAACTGGCCAACGTTTTACTGCAAAAAGCGGAGAAACAGCTATAA
- a CDS encoding response regulator transcription factor — protein sequence MIKVLFVDDHEMVRIGVSSYLAAQSDIEVVGEADNGFKAIELALELRPDIILMDLVMEGMDGIESTRQIIENWPEAKIIIVTSFLDDEKVYPALEAGATSYMLKTSKASEIANAVRNTFHGQSVLEPEVTGKMMMKMRQKPVHNPHDELTAREMEILLLVAEGKTNQEIADELFIALKTVKTHVSNILSKLGVQDRTQAVIYAFKHSLVQ from the coding sequence ATGATTAAAGTTTTATTTGTAGATGATCATGAAATGGTGCGGATTGGTGTGTCATCCTATTTAGCCGCTCAAAGCGACATCGAAGTAGTCGGTGAAGCTGATAACGGCTTTAAAGCAATCGAACTTGCGCTCGAGCTCCGGCCTGACATTATCTTAATGGATCTTGTCATGGAAGGAATGGACGGGATTGAATCGACCAGACAAATCATCGAGAACTGGCCGGAAGCCAAAATCATTATTGTCACAAGCTTTTTGGACGATGAAAAAGTATATCCTGCTCTAGAAGCAGGTGCGACAAGCTATATGCTGAAAACATCTAAAGCAAGCGAAATCGCAAATGCAGTCCGGAATACCTTTCATGGACAATCTGTTCTTGAACCAGAGGTCACTGGGAAAATGATGATGAAAATGCGTCAAAAACCTGTTCATAACCCTCATGATGAGCTGACCGCCAGGGAAATGGAGATTCTGCTGCTCGTTGCAGAAGGAAAAACGAATCAGGAAATTGCAGATGAGTTATTTATAGCATTAAAAACAGTGAAAACACATGTAAGCAATATCTTAAGCAAGCTTGGCGTGCAAGACCGCACACAAGCCGTTATTTATGCATTTAAGCATTCCCTTGTACAATAA
- a CDS encoding sensor histidine kinase — translation MSSIFRQMALGAAISFSVLIFLSASFFVMFPLDDWSILWESEMLDLPFIYFVPAVSLLIGLFLGFLSGIFLRSDIAQLSDGLSQLEQGKYVDGAFSRKSGEFEKIWIHLRNLQKHMTEQTKLSQKLANEKAEEQEKRIQKIVSEERNRLARELHDSVSQQLFAASMMMSAVNESADHRSEAENKQLSMVEQMIHQSQLEMRALLLHLRPAALKGKTLHEGMQELLEELQQKVPMEISWKMEEMKLDKGIEDHLFRILQESVSNTLRHSKAETLEVLFIQRDELILLRVMDDGVGFKVDAAKTGSYGLQNMHERAALLGGTMKIVSFPGKGTKLEVKIPIVRGENND, via the coding sequence ATGAGCAGCATTTTTCGGCAAATGGCGTTAGGTGCAGCCATTTCTTTTTCCGTTCTCATCTTCTTATCTGCCAGTTTTTTTGTTATGTTTCCGCTTGATGACTGGAGCATTTTATGGGAAAGCGAAATGCTGGATCTTCCTTTTATCTATTTCGTTCCTGCAGTCAGTCTTTTAATTGGCTTGTTTCTCGGCTTTCTCTCGGGGATTTTTCTGCGAAGCGATATTGCACAGCTGTCGGATGGACTTTCACAGCTGGAGCAGGGAAAGTATGTAGATGGCGCTTTTAGCCGAAAGTCAGGAGAGTTTGAAAAAATCTGGATTCATCTGCGCAATCTTCAAAAGCACATGACAGAGCAAACAAAGCTTTCTCAAAAGCTTGCAAATGAAAAAGCGGAAGAGCAGGAAAAGCGCATTCAAAAAATTGTTTCAGAAGAGCGCAACAGGCTTGCAAGGGAGCTTCATGATTCTGTCAGTCAGCAGCTTTTTGCCGCATCCATGATGATGTCGGCAGTCAATGAATCAGCTGATCATCGCAGTGAGGCAGAAAATAAACAATTAAGCATGGTCGAGCAGATGATTCATCAATCTCAGCTGGAAATGAGGGCTCTTCTTTTGCATCTCAGACCGGCCGCCCTAAAGGGGAAAACGCTTCATGAAGGGATGCAGGAGCTGTTAGAAGAGCTGCAGCAGAAGGTTCCGATGGAGATCTCATGGAAAATGGAAGAGATGAAGCTTGATAAAGGAATTGAAGATCACCTTTTCCGCATTCTGCAGGAATCTGTTTCAAATACACTGCGCCATTCAAAAGCAGAAACACTTGAAGTGCTTTTTATTCAACGGGATGAACTGATTTTGCTTAGAGTGATGGATGATGGAGTAGGATTTAAAGTAGATGCAGCTAAGACAGGAAGCTATGGTCTGCAGAATATGCACGAACGTGCAGCACTGCTTGGAGGCACGATGAAAATAGTGAGCTTCCCCGGAAAAGGAACGAAGCTTGAGGTTAAAATACCAATTGTAAGGGGTGAGAATAATGATTAA
- the liaF gene encoding cell wall-active antibiotics response protein LiaF, with the protein MLKKANADMMTYILLIGIVLLMLEVLFDHGGLIFFLFFSSICIYLGKKRLARKTGKLLFWFGLISLVITVMNLWAVKFLIFAFAIYLLFQYRQSKKKPAVITPEIKESISLQKEDVVYKKPLFGNNVFGQQTSAEEIYEWNDINIQSGIGDTIIDLSNTVLPKEECIIVIRNVIGNVKILLPYELDAAFQHSSWAGAVSIFEHREPKVFNQVVSYQTKGYEDAVQKVKVVTSSIVGDLEVKRI; encoded by the coding sequence ATGCTCAAAAAAGCGAACGCTGATATGATGACGTATATTTTACTCATTGGAATCGTGCTGCTTATGCTTGAAGTCCTATTTGATCATGGAGGGCTTATCTTTTTTCTGTTTTTCTCATCAATCTGCATATATCTTGGGAAAAAACGCCTTGCCAGGAAAACGGGAAAACTTCTCTTTTGGTTTGGCTTAATTAGTTTGGTTATCACGGTCATGAATTTATGGGCAGTAAAATTTTTGATTTTCGCTTTCGCCATTTATTTATTGTTTCAATACAGGCAGTCTAAAAAAAAGCCAGCCGTTATTACACCTGAAATAAAAGAATCCATTTCTCTGCAAAAAGAAGATGTTGTTTATAAGAAACCACTGTTCGGCAACAACGTTTTTGGCCAGCAGACTTCTGCAGAAGAAATCTATGAATGGAATGATATTAATATCCAAAGCGGAATCGGAGACACGATCATCGATCTCAGCAACACCGTATTGCCGAAGGAAGAATGCATCATTGTCATCCGGAATGTCATCGGAAATGTGAAAATCCTTCTCCCTTATGAGCTTGATGCAGCTTTTCAGCATTCTTCATGGGCCGGAGCTGTATCCATCTTTGAACATCGTGAGCCAAAGGTTTTTAATCAGGTTGTTTCGTATCAGACAAAAGGCTACGAGGATGCCGTGCAAAAGGTAAAAGTGGTGACATCTTCGATAGTTGGTGATCTAGAGGTGAAAAGGATATGA
- a CDS encoding PspA/IM30 family protein, with the protein MSNLFTRIKETITADFHEILDQKEKKNPISLLNQYLRECEQETDKVRKLVERQYLLKEEFTREYKQAEHLTEKRKRQAEIAAQAGETELHEFAVREHEQYQERTVRLSESLKEVTRQLEDLERKYEEMKHKLKDMYIKRMELMGRENTARATHRMNKVLDSSSYSAGSYGRFDEMENYLERLEHQVNTGYHRNTIDGRIAQLEKELKKEDSIAQ; encoded by the coding sequence ATGAGTAATTTGTTTACAAGAATTAAGGAAACAATCACGGCAGATTTTCACGAAATTCTAGATCAAAAAGAGAAAAAAAACCCAATCTCTTTGCTGAATCAATACTTAAGAGAATGCGAGCAGGAAACTGATAAGGTCCGAAAGCTTGTGGAAAGACAGTATTTATTAAAAGAAGAATTCACACGCGAATATAAGCAGGCAGAGCACCTTACTGAAAAACGCAAGCGCCAGGCAGAAATTGCGGCACAGGCCGGCGAGACAGAACTGCATGAATTTGCAGTGAGAGAACATGAACAGTATCAGGAGCGTACAGTAAGACTGAGCGAATCCCTAAAAGAAGTGACTCGTCAATTAGAGGATCTTGAACGCAAGTATGAAGAAATGAAGCATAAACTAAAGGACATGTATATCAAGCGCATGGAACTGATGGGCCGTGAAAATACAGCACGCGCCACTCACCGCATGAACAAAGTATTAGACAGCAGCAGCTATTCAGCAGGTTCGTATGGCCGCTTTGATGAGATGGAAAACTATCTTGAGCGCTTAGAGCATCAGGTCAATACAGGCTATCACCGCAATACAATTGATGGCAGAATTGCACAGCTTGAAAAAGAACTTAAAAAAGAAGATTCTATTGCACAATAA
- a CDS encoding flagellar basal body rod protein, with amino-acid sequence MKKFGLLIAGGIAAIVLLANLAPMLALAISLVILYYSYKGFMKTDSTGMKVFWAIAGIIALCASASNLPAVLGAVAAYILYVVYKKWNKKEKTAFKEESNDPFTNFERQWAEMKKNQ; translated from the coding sequence ATGAAAAAATTCGGTTTATTGATCGCAGGGGGAATTGCAGCCATAGTCCTGCTTGCAAATCTTGCCCCAATGCTGGCACTGGCCATCAGCCTGGTTATCCTTTATTACTCGTATAAAGGATTCATGAAGACTGATTCAACTGGAATGAAAGTTTTCTGGGCAATCGCCGGAATCATTGCCTTATGTGCGTCGGCATCAAATCTTCCAGCCGTACTTGGTGCAGTCGCAGCTTACATCCTTTATGTTGTCTATAAGAAATGGAATAAGAAAGAAAAGACTGCTTTTAAAGAAGAATCAAACGACCCATTCACAAATTTTGAAAGACAATGGGCAGAAATGAAAAAAAATCAATAA
- a CDS encoding DUF3311 domain-containing protein, with translation MKKQYFIGLLIFIPLLQVILLPFVNRIDPIILGLPFLHFWLFLWIALTPLCTWGIFKIQKNQGGHE, from the coding sequence GTGAAAAAGCAATATTTTATTGGATTACTTATTTTTATCCCATTATTACAGGTTATCTTGCTTCCTTTCGTAAACAGGATCGATCCGATCATACTCGGGTTGCCGTTCCTTCACTTTTGGCTCTTCCTATGGATTGCCCTGACTCCTTTATGTACGTGGGGAATCTTTAAAATCCAAAAGAATCAGGGAGGTCATGAATGA
- a CDS encoding sodium:solute symporter: MQQGNVTALSITIFIILTVVLIGFIAGRDKASRSSVEEWSVGGRKFGGLLVWFLVGADLYTAYTFLGLTSTAFQAGSIAFFAIPYSVLAYFIAYFFLPKLWKVAKEFQLTTLADYARERFDSKLLSSLIAIVGVLMLIPYIDLQLSGIMDTLRVAGTGYINVTVVVITSFFLVALYTFFSGIKGPTYTAIIKDVLVWAIMLFMVASLPIIHFGGWTPMIDKVVTEAPQLLTIPESGPKGLMWFSSAAVVSSLALFMWAHAATGVFTARSADAIRKNSIFLPLYNVVLILVIFIGFIAFLVLPGDTDPRFALLTLIQTSYGGVAQGLAYSTIALASLIPCSIMAIGASNLFANNIYRDLINPRVKPAKLTMITRSMVFLVIGLALIFGLLFPTALVSLQLLGVSGMVQIFPAIVLSLFWQKQTKEATIIGLIVGLVVTFTVYGTGLSFGVYEGFWGLSANFLTLFILNPIFSAKTNHVAHFLFKDKKQHEPIRKGA, from the coding sequence ATGCAGCAGGGAAATGTGACAGCACTAAGTATTACGATTTTCATCATTTTAACGGTTGTATTAATTGGATTTATAGCCGGACGTGATAAAGCATCGAGAAGCTCTGTTGAAGAGTGGTCAGTTGGAGGCAGAAAATTTGGAGGACTGCTTGTCTGGTTTTTAGTAGGTGCTGATCTATACACCGCTTATACCTTTCTTGGTTTGACCAGTACAGCATTTCAGGCCGGGAGCATTGCCTTTTTCGCGATTCCTTATTCGGTGCTCGCGTACTTTATCGCTTATTTTTTCCTTCCGAAGCTCTGGAAGGTGGCAAAAGAATTTCAGCTGACAACACTCGCCGATTATGCACGCGAACGCTTTGACAGCAAGCTGCTTTCGTCGTTAATTGCCATCGTCGGCGTACTTATGCTGATTCCTTATATTGATTTGCAGCTCAGCGGTATTATGGACACATTGCGTGTTGCCGGAACTGGATATATCAATGTAACCGTCGTTGTTATTACCTCTTTTTTCTTAGTTGCACTGTATACTTTCTTCAGTGGAATCAAAGGTCCAACATACACAGCCATTATTAAAGATGTTCTTGTATGGGCCATTATGCTTTTCATGGTTGCATCTCTTCCAATTATTCACTTCGGGGGATGGACACCGATGATCGATAAAGTAGTGACAGAGGCTCCGCAGCTTTTAACAATCCCTGAATCAGGACCAAAAGGGCTGATGTGGTTCTCAAGTGCGGCAGTCGTCTCGTCTCTTGCCCTGTTTATGTGGGCTCATGCTGCTACAGGTGTATTTACAGCAAGAAGCGCAGATGCCATCCGTAAGAATTCCATATTTTTGCCTTTATATAATGTCGTTTTAATTCTTGTCATCTTCATAGGATTCATTGCTTTTCTTGTTCTGCCGGGAGATACGGATCCTCGTTTTGCACTGCTGACGCTGATTCAGACATCCTATGGCGGTGTTGCACAGGGCCTCGCTTATTCAACAATTGCCCTTGCTTCTCTCATTCCATGCTCCATTATGGCAATTGGCGCATCGAATTTATTCGCTAATAATATCTATAGAGATTTAATTAATCCCCGGGTAAAACCGGCAAAGCTGACAATGATTACAAGAAGCATGGTTTTTCTAGTAATCGGATTAGCCTTAATCTTTGGATTATTATTTCCGACTGCTCTAGTATCCCTGCAGCTGCTTGGGGTATCAGGAATGGTTCAGATTTTCCCTGCCATCGTGCTCAGCCTCTTTTGGCAAAAGCAGACGAAGGAAGCAACCATTATCGGTCTCATCGTAGGACTCGTGGTAACATTCACAGTATATGGAACAGGCCTTTCGTTTGGAGTTTATGAAGGTTTCTGGGGATTATCAGCTAACTTCTTAACTCTATTCATCTTAAATCCGATTTTTTCAGCAAAAACAAACCATGTTGCCCATTTCCTTTTTAAGGATAAAAAGCAGCATGAACCTATCAGAAAAGGCGCTTAA